The following are encoded in a window of Kaistia algarum genomic DNA:
- the rimM gene encoding ribosome maturation factor RimM (Essential for efficient processing of 16S rRNA): MTGSEKILLGQFGAAHGIRGEVKVNAYTEDPLGLADYGPLTMGDGRVVEITNLRAQGEAIIARVKGIGDRNGAETLRNQKLFVDRALLPALDEEDDFYHADLIGLEAELEDGTAFGRILAVQNFGAGDLIEVEPAGGGRSFYLPFTRAVAPVVDIRGKRIVIVPPPEVEAREEGGEGEAEEAP; this comes from the coding sequence ATGACAGGTTCGGAGAAGATCCTCCTCGGCCAGTTCGGCGCCGCGCACGGCATTCGCGGCGAGGTGAAGGTCAACGCCTATACGGAGGATCCGCTCGGCCTTGCCGATTACGGTCCGCTGACGATGGGTGACGGCCGCGTCGTCGAGATCACCAACCTGCGTGCGCAGGGCGAGGCCATCATCGCCCGCGTCAAGGGTATCGGCGACCGGAACGGCGCCGAGACGCTCCGCAATCAAAAGCTCTTCGTCGACCGCGCGCTCCTGCCGGCGCTCGACGAGGAGGATGATTTCTACCATGCCGACCTGATCGGCCTCGAAGCCGAACTCGAAGACGGCACGGCCTTCGGCCGGATCCTCGCCGTGCAGAATTTCGGCGCCGGCGACCTGATCGAGGTCGAACCGGCTGGCGGCGGCCGCTCGTTCTATCTGCCCTTCACCCGTGCCGTCGCACCGGTGGTCGACATAAGGGGCAAGCGGATCGTCATCGTCCCGCCGCCGGAGGTCGAGGCGCGGGAAGAGGGCGGCGAAGGCGAGGCGGAGGAGGCACCGTGA
- the rpsP gene encoding 30S ribosomal protein S16, translating into MSLKIRLARAGAKKRPFYRIVIADARAPRDGRFIERIGSFDPMLAKDHANRVVLDVERAKHWLSMGAQATDRVERFLDAAGLLKREVRNNPKQALPGKKAQERAAEKAKKAEAAAAAVAE; encoded by the coding sequence ATGTCCCTCAAGATCCGTCTCGCCCGCGCTGGCGCCAAGAAGCGTCCGTTCTACCGCATCGTCATCGCCGACGCCCGCGCTCCCCGCGACGGCCGCTTCATCGAGCGTATCGGCTCCTTCGATCCGATGCTGGCCAAGGACCACGCCAACCGCGTCGTTCTCGACGTCGAGCGCGCTAAGCACTGGCTGTCGATGGGTGCGCAGGCGACCGACCGTGTCGAGCGCTTTCTGGACGCCGCCGGTCTCCTGAAGCGCGAAGTGCGCAACAACCCGAAGCAGGCCCTCCCCGGCAAGAAGGCGCAGGAGCGCGCCGCCGAGAAGGCCAAGAAGGCCGAAGCCGCTGCGGCCGCCGTTGCCGAGTAA